The Thermoflavifilum sp. genome contains a region encoding:
- a CDS encoding GntR family transcriptional regulator — translation METPFMIEFEEANPKYLQIVDAVIDAIRTRKLQRGQRVPSINELSEEFLLSRDTVEKAYRELRRRGIITSVKGKGYFINRTDIQAQLRVMLLFNKISNYKKQIYNSFVRCLGESAKVDLYIHHFNAHIFESLVQNALGLYDYYVVMPHFYEDTELALHVLQQIPPEKLILLDRNLPQLKDIFGAVYQDFEMDICNALYEAEDMLRRYEELILVFPEIIPYPPEIARGFKRFCMEASFDFDIIREISSHTPVQKGEAYVVIEETDLVNLIKLCRSQGLQIGKDIGIISYNETPLKEILLDGITVVTTDHEHMGQLAAQLILEKKGQKIKNNFHLIRRHSL, via the coding sequence ATGGAAACTCCTTTCATGATTGAATTTGAGGAAGCCAATCCCAAATACCTGCAAATCGTGGATGCTGTGATCGATGCCATCCGCACCCGTAAATTACAACGCGGGCAGCGCGTTCCCTCAATCAATGAACTCAGTGAAGAATTTTTACTTTCTCGCGATACGGTGGAAAAAGCATATCGCGAGCTTCGTCGGCGCGGCATCATCACTTCCGTGAAGGGCAAAGGATATTTCATTAACCGAACCGATATTCAGGCACAGCTGCGGGTGATGTTGTTGTTCAACAAAATCAGCAATTACAAAAAACAAATCTACAACAGCTTCGTGCGCTGCCTGGGCGAATCGGCCAAGGTTGACCTGTATATCCATCATTTCAATGCCCATATTTTCGAGTCACTGGTGCAAAATGCACTCGGATTATACGATTATTACGTGGTAATGCCTCATTTTTATGAAGACACCGAACTTGCGCTTCATGTTTTGCAACAAATACCACCGGAAAAGCTGATTTTGCTCGATCGGAATCTACCCCAGCTGAAAGATATATTTGGCGCTGTTTATCAGGATTTTGAAATGGATATCTGCAATGCGCTATATGAAGCAGAAGATATGTTGCGCCGCTATGAAGAACTTATTCTTGTGTTTCCGGAAATCATTCCCTATCCACCGGAGATTGCACGTGGTTTTAAGCGATTTTGCATGGAAGCCAGTTTCGATTTCGATATTATTCGAGAAATATCTTCCCATACGCCCGTTCAAAAAGGTGAGGCTTATGTGGTGATCGAAGAAACCGATCTGGTAAACCTGATAAAACTATGTCGTTCTCAGGGTTTGCAAATCGGAAAAGATATCGGTATCATTTCGTATAACGAAACACCTTTGAAAGAAATTCTGTTAGACGGTATCACGGTTGTCACCACCGATCATGAACACATGGGCCAGCTGGCCGCTCAGCTGATCTTAGAAAAGAAAGGACAAAAAATCAAAAACAACTTTCACTTGATCAGGCGTCATTCGCTTTAA
- a CDS encoding TIM barrel protein — protein sequence MHLSSEQIQACNEPMLRRHQQAFAQVSAYLQDEGLQPDDLIAQIQQLQIAIPSWALGTGGTRFGRFPIGGEPRNLEEKIEDVGLLHALNRASGAISLHIPWDIPENAGHIRSLATALGLRFDAVNSNTFQDQPDQPYSYKFGSLCHTDAAVRRQAIEHNIEVIRYGQALGSRCLSVWLADGSNFPGQRSFVQAFQHTLSSLQEIYAALPDDWTMLVEYKPYEPNFYATVIQDWGTAFLLCRKLGPSARVLVDLGHHLPNTNIEQIVATLMMEDMLGGFHFNDSKYGDDDLTVGSIKPYQLFLIFHELVSGFQARGRGVDSLAWMIDASHNTKDPLEDLLQSVEAIQLAFAQALIIDRKSLEEAQQQNDVAWCQELLQKAFRTDLRALIAEARLRAGGALSPLQAYRQLQVRQQLIAHRGKKAVATGL from the coding sequence ATGCACCTATCATCCGAACAGATTCAAGCCTGTAATGAGCCGATGTTGCGCCGGCATCAGCAGGCATTTGCACAGGTATCCGCATATCTGCAGGACGAGGGTTTGCAGCCCGACGACCTGATTGCACAGATTCAGCAATTGCAGATCGCGATTCCCAGCTGGGCCCTGGGCACGGGAGGCACCCGCTTTGGGCGTTTCCCCATCGGCGGAGAGCCCCGTAATCTGGAAGAAAAAATTGAAGACGTGGGGTTGTTGCATGCGCTGAACCGCGCCAGTGGAGCGATCTCCCTGCATATCCCCTGGGATATTCCCGAGAACGCCGGACATATCCGCAGCCTGGCGACCGCACTGGGCTTGAGGTTCGATGCAGTGAACTCCAATACCTTTCAGGATCAGCCCGACCAGCCTTATTCTTACAAGTTTGGCTCGCTCTGCCATACCGATGCCGCCGTGCGTCGTCAGGCGATCGAACACAATATCGAGGTCATCCGCTATGGACAGGCACTCGGCAGTCGTTGTCTTTCGGTGTGGCTGGCCGACGGCAGCAATTTCCCCGGCCAGCGCAGCTTTGTCCAGGCTTTTCAGCATACGCTCTCGTCTCTGCAGGAAATCTATGCCGCCCTGCCCGACGACTGGACGATGCTGGTGGAATACAAGCCTTATGAACCGAATTTCTATGCCACGGTGATCCAGGATTGGGGAACCGCTTTTCTGCTCTGCCGCAAGCTGGGCCCCAGCGCACGCGTGCTCGTAGATCTCGGGCATCACCTGCCGAACACCAATATCGAGCAGATTGTGGCTACCCTGATGATGGAAGATATGCTGGGTGGATTTCATTTCAACGACTCCAAATACGGCGATGACGATCTCACGGTAGGCAGCATCAAGCCTTACCAGTTGTTCTTGATTTTCCATGAGCTGGTGAGCGGCTTTCAGGCACGAGGGCGAGGGGTCGACAGCCTGGCGTGGATGATCGATGCCAGCCACAATACGAAAGACCCGCTGGAAGACCTGCTGCAGTCGGTCGAAGCCATCCAACTGGCTTTTGCACAAGCGCTGATTATCGATCGAAAAAGCCTGGAAGAAGCCCAGCAGCAAAACGATGTGGCCTGGTGCCAGGAGCTGCTGCAAAAAGCATTTCGCACCGACCTGCGCGCGTTGATAGCCGAAGCACGCTTGCGTGCGGGCGGTGCCCTCTCACCCCTGCAGGCCTACCGCCAGCTGCAGGTCAGGCAGCAGCTAATAGCACATCGCGGTAAAAAGGCCGTCGCCACCGGACTCTGA
- a CDS encoding class II aldolase/adducin family protein yields the protein MEPVMKETFRHVSYLWDEQRAAALQGDEVALLIYRSNLLGADLRLTNYAGGNTSCKTLEPDLVTGEQVPVLWVKGSGGDLGTLTRKGLAALYLQRLEALKKKYRGLAYEDEMVPLFTHCLYDPHSQAPSIDTPLHAFLPHKHVDHLHPDAVIAIAASRDGKAIMHEIYGDELAWIDWQRPGFDLGLKMEEVYRAHPHIKGIILGGHGLFSWGETAYESYVNTLTIIEKAAAYLERHYGKKRPVFGGVKQAEVPPDRRRELALRLMPFLRAQASSQQRMIGHFTDAPDVLEFVNSHDLQPTGTDGHQLPGPFSAHEDPPTGIAAKRRCAGHA from the coding sequence ATGGAACCTGTAATGAAAGAAACTTTCCGACATGTGAGCTATTTATGGGATGAGCAACGGGCTGCGGCTCTGCAGGGCGATGAGGTGGCCCTGCTCATTTATCGCTCCAACCTGCTGGGTGCGGATTTACGACTGACCAATTATGCCGGCGGGAATACGAGCTGTAAGACGCTGGAGCCCGATCTGGTGACGGGCGAGCAGGTGCCCGTGCTCTGGGTGAAAGGCTCGGGTGGCGATCTGGGGACATTGACCCGCAAAGGATTGGCTGCCCTGTATCTGCAGCGGCTGGAGGCGTTGAAAAAGAAATATCGAGGCCTGGCATACGAAGATGAAATGGTACCGCTGTTCACACACTGCCTTTACGACCCACATTCGCAGGCGCCTTCCATCGACACTCCCCTGCATGCTTTTCTTCCACATAAACATGTCGATCATCTACATCCCGATGCTGTGATTGCCATAGCGGCTTCACGCGACGGCAAAGCCATCATGCATGAAATCTACGGCGATGAGCTGGCATGGATTGACTGGCAACGGCCGGGTTTTGATCTGGGCCTGAAAATGGAGGAGGTTTATCGGGCTCATCCCCATATCAAAGGCATCATCCTCGGCGGCCATGGCCTGTTTAGCTGGGGCGAAACGGCTTATGAAAGCTATGTGAATACGCTTACCATCATTGAGAAAGCCGCCGCATATCTGGAGCGGCATTATGGGAAAAAACGTCCTGTATTCGGCGGTGTCAAACAGGCCGAAGTGCCACCGGATAGGCGACGGGAGCTGGCCTTGCGTCTGATGCCGTTTTTGCGTGCTCAGGCTTCTTCCCAGCAGCGGATGATCGGTCATTTTACCGATGCGCCCGACGTGCTGGAATTCGTCAACAGCCACGATCTGCAGCCGACTGGCACCGATGGGCACCAGCTGCCCGGACCATTTTCTGCGCACGAAGATCCGCCCACTGGTATTGCAGCTAAACGGCGATGTGCTGGCCATGCCTGA
- a CDS encoding SDR family oxidoreductase: MGTSCPDHFLRTKIRPLVLQLNGDVLAMPDDELRRQLIPQFEAYRKDYTAYYERHKEPDSPPMRDPNPVIILWPGVGLFAFAKDKPTARVSAEFYINAIHVIKGAEAISEYVSLPESEAFRIEYWQLEEAKLKRLPPEKPLSRKIALITGGSGGIGRAIAEKLAGAGACVVISDIDEQALKTTLEEMQQRYGRDMCAAFRADVRDEAQVREAFAHTILQFGGVDILVNCAGLSISRSLTDTTLDDWNILQDVLVKGQFLMSREAVVWMRRQLPEIKGCDIVNIVSKNALVAGPDNVAYGSAKAAQLHMSRLLAAELGKDKIRVNVVNPDAVIRGSKIWESGWAEGRAKAYGVSVEDLPAFYARRTLLNEEIHAEDIANAVFAFVGGLLSKSTGNVLNVDGGVAAAFVR; this comes from the coding sequence ATGGGCACCAGCTGCCCGGACCATTTTCTGCGCACGAAGATCCGCCCACTGGTATTGCAGCTAAACGGCGATGTGCTGGCCATGCCTGACGATGAACTGCGCCGGCAGCTCATCCCCCAGTTTGAGGCCTATCGAAAAGACTATACGGCCTACTACGAGCGACACAAAGAACCGGATAGTCCGCCCATGCGCGATCCAAACCCGGTCATCATCCTCTGGCCGGGTGTGGGCCTGTTTGCTTTTGCTAAAGACAAGCCCACCGCCCGTGTCTCGGCCGAATTTTACATCAACGCCATCCATGTGATAAAGGGCGCGGAAGCCATCTCCGAGTATGTGTCGCTGCCCGAATCTGAGGCCTTCCGGATTGAGTACTGGCAGTTAGAAGAAGCCAAACTGAAACGTTTACCGCCGGAGAAGCCGCTGTCGCGTAAGATCGCCCTGATCACCGGCGGATCGGGAGGCATCGGTCGGGCTATTGCCGAGAAGCTGGCCGGAGCCGGCGCCTGTGTGGTCATCAGCGATATCGATGAGCAAGCCCTGAAGACGACGCTCGAGGAGATGCAACAACGGTATGGCCGGGATATGTGCGCTGCTTTCCGGGCCGATGTGCGCGACGAAGCTCAGGTGCGGGAAGCGTTTGCACATACCATTTTGCAGTTCGGCGGGGTGGATATCCTCGTCAATTGTGCGGGACTATCCATATCCAGGAGCCTGACCGACACCACGCTCGACGACTGGAATATACTGCAGGATGTGTTGGTGAAGGGACAGTTTCTCATGAGCCGGGAAGCCGTGGTGTGGATGCGTCGGCAATTACCCGAGATCAAGGGTTGTGATATCGTGAATATTGTAAGCAAGAACGCCCTGGTGGCGGGGCCCGACAATGTGGCCTATGGTTCGGCCAAGGCCGCCCAGCTGCACATGTCGCGTTTGCTGGCGGCGGAGCTGGGTAAAGACAAGATTCGCGTGAACGTGGTGAACCCCGATGCCGTGATCCGGGGAAGCAAGATCTGGGAGAGCGGATGGGCCGAGGGCCGGGCAAAGGCTTATGGCGTGAGCGTGGAAGATTTGCCCGCCTTTTATGCCCGGCGTACCCTGCTCAATGAAGAGATTCATGCCGAAGATATCGCCAATGCGGTATTTGCGTTTGTAGGTGGACTCCTTTCGAAGAGTACGGGCAATGTATTGAATGTCGATGGCGGCGTGGCCGCAGCTTTTGTTCGTTAA
- a CDS encoding FGGY family carbohydrate kinase, with product MKAKLPCVAVFDIGRTNKKFLLFDSRYQPVHQAAEAIPDRLDEDGEPCEDIQAIARWMRQVWRQVEEKEDVEVLALNISAHGAGLVHLNEAGQVVGHLYSYLKPFPDKLRQQFFDAYGPEAELCLSTASPYLGMLNSGLQLYWIKYARPQLFHQIAYSLHLPQYAAYLFSGRMCSEYTSIGCHTLMWDYTRHDYHHWMKAEGFERLFPPVVSSKWYGYTRFREGMIPVGTGLHDSSAALLTYLSLDDGPFLLLSTGTWGITLNPFAQHLLTPEELKHDCLLYMLPSGRPVKASRYFLGHLHDEQVERICKHFAIQPVVLLNTVQARSMHPEWMHQSAIEADFVNHPEQLQHFDSPEEAYLACLRPLVKAQVKAVRLAAESDGRIPRLYVDGGFTRNRAFMQLLHEALPQTRIITPDMPDGTMLGAARYLDIFSTHYPQHVQV from the coding sequence ATGAAAGCGAAACTACCCTGTGTGGCCGTTTTCGACATCGGCCGAACGAATAAAAAATTTTTGCTTTTCGACTCCCGGTATCAGCCCGTTCACCAGGCGGCCGAAGCCATACCCGATAGGCTGGATGAAGATGGGGAGCCCTGCGAGGATATCCAAGCCATCGCCCGCTGGATGAGGCAGGTCTGGCGGCAGGTGGAGGAAAAAGAAGATGTAGAAGTGCTGGCCCTGAATATCTCCGCACACGGCGCCGGCCTGGTTCATCTCAACGAAGCCGGACAGGTGGTAGGACATTTGTACTCCTACCTTAAGCCCTTTCCCGATAAACTCAGGCAGCAGTTTTTTGATGCTTACGGTCCCGAAGCCGAGCTTTGTTTGAGCACGGCATCACCGTATCTGGGCATGTTGAACAGCGGGCTGCAGCTCTACTGGATCAAATATGCCAGGCCGCAATTATTCCACCAGATTGCTTATAGCCTGCATCTGCCCCAGTATGCCGCCTATCTGTTTTCCGGCCGCATGTGCAGCGAATATACCAGCATAGGCTGCCATACCCTGATGTGGGATTACACCCGACATGATTATCATCACTGGATGAAAGCAGAAGGGTTTGAACGTTTATTTCCGCCTGTCGTCAGCTCAAAATGGTATGGCTATACGCGGTTTCGCGAAGGCATGATTCCCGTAGGCACGGGATTGCACGACAGCTCAGCGGCTTTGCTGACTTATTTGAGTCTGGACGACGGTCCGTTTCTCTTATTATCTACCGGCACCTGGGGCATTACCCTGAATCCCTTTGCCCAACACCTGCTCACACCCGAAGAACTCAAGCACGATTGTTTGCTGTATATGCTTCCATCGGGCAGGCCGGTGAAGGCTTCGCGTTATTTTCTCGGGCATTTGCATGATGAGCAGGTCGAGCGTATCTGTAAGCATTTTGCTATACAGCCCGTCGTACTGCTGAATACCGTCCAGGCCAGGAGCATGCATCCGGAATGGATGCATCAAAGCGCAATCGAAGCCGATTTTGTAAACCATCCCGAACAGCTCCAGCATTTTGACAGCCCGGAAGAAGCTTATCTGGCCTGTCTGCGCCCCTTGGTGAAAGCCCAGGTCAAAGCCGTTCGGCTGGCTGCAGAGAGCGACGGCCGCATACCCAGGTTATATGTAGATGGAGGCTTCACCCGTAATCGGGCTTTCATGCAGCTGTTGCATGAAGCGCTTCCTCAAACCCGCATCATCACGCCCGATATGCCCGACGGTACGATGTTAGGCGCTGCACGTTATCTGGATATTTTTTCTACACATTATCCGCAACACGTGCAGGTTTAA